The following coding sequences are from one Novosphingobium sp. Gsoil 351 window:
- a CDS encoding Zn-ribbon domain-containing OB-fold protein, which yields MADVIYGPARLLPGEQIAITTNPDTEPFWEAAKDGRLTACQCAACGAFRMPPTAFCPECLSREKEWPTLPGTATVFSFAICNKNPKDGEDYIYVPIVVDLHGAPGARLNANVTGCAAEDVHIGMNVAVEWTPINDGWVLPNFRKV from the coding sequence ATGGCTGACGTCATATATGGCCCTGCGCGCCTGCTCCCGGGCGAGCAGATTGCAATAACCACTAATCCCGACACCGAACCCTTTTGGGAGGCCGCCAAGGACGGTCGCCTGACCGCGTGTCAGTGCGCGGCGTGCGGAGCGTTCCGTATGCCGCCGACCGCTTTCTGCCCCGAATGCCTCAGCCGCGAGAAGGAATGGCCGACACTACCCGGCACAGCGACCGTTTTCAGCTTTGCGATCTGCAACAAGAACCCAAAAGATGGCGAGGACTACATCTACGTTCCAATCGTGGTCGATCTCCATGGCGCGCCGGGAGCGCGGTTGAACGCCAACGTTACCGGTTGCGCGGCGGAGGACGTACATATTGGCATGAATGTCGCGGTCGAGTGGACGCCGATCAATGACGGCTGGGTGCTGCCCAACTTCCGCAAGGTCTAA
- a CDS encoding thiolase yields MAWSNQDKCAIVGVGATDYYVRGKSWPRTINDMAGEAIINACADAGITVKDIDGFSYYSTAGAGYLDKFDTASLMETLGMPHVSFSATLTSGGGGCPGAIGLATAGLVNEDCKYAVTVMALQQLPQHRLGVVFGSAAPNPENSFLQPSGLVGPGHLMSVLARRHMHLYGTTQDAFGEVVMATRANTHNRPKAVRKAPLSKEEYDASVMLADPLRRLDFCLETDGAVAVITTTMDRAKDCRHKPAVVHACAHGGQREWGRAFAWMGMPDPHFASSGHKFTADRVWAQSGLTARDIDVALIYDHFSPMVLLQLEDYGFCAKGEGNDYVLAGKLRYDPATGKGVNGGTPVNTHGGNLNEAYIIGMTHIVEGVEQVRGTAINQVKDADFALVSGGPASLPVSSLILRSA; encoded by the coding sequence GTGGCTTGGTCGAACCAGGACAAATGTGCGATCGTGGGCGTGGGCGCGACGGACTACTACGTACGGGGCAAGAGTTGGCCGCGCACGATCAATGACATGGCCGGCGAGGCGATCATCAACGCCTGCGCTGACGCCGGGATCACCGTCAAGGACATCGATGGGTTCTCCTACTATTCGACTGCGGGCGCGGGCTATCTGGACAAGTTCGACACCGCCTCGCTGATGGAGACGTTAGGCATGCCCCATGTCTCGTTCTCCGCGACGCTGACCAGCGGCGGCGGTGGCTGCCCAGGCGCGATCGGTCTGGCGACCGCGGGGCTCGTCAACGAGGATTGCAAGTATGCGGTCACCGTAATGGCGCTCCAGCAGTTGCCCCAGCACCGGCTTGGCGTGGTTTTCGGCTCGGCGGCGCCGAATCCTGAAAACAGTTTCCTCCAGCCTTCGGGACTGGTCGGTCCGGGCCACCTTATGAGCGTGCTCGCGCGGCGTCACATGCACCTTTACGGAACCACCCAGGATGCGTTCGGCGAAGTTGTGATGGCTACCCGCGCCAACACCCACAACCGGCCCAAGGCGGTGCGCAAAGCCCCGCTGTCCAAGGAAGAATACGACGCTTCGGTCATGCTCGCCGATCCGCTGCGGCGGCTCGACTTCTGCCTTGAAACAGATGGCGCGGTGGCGGTGATCACCACCACGATGGACCGTGCCAAGGATTGCCGCCACAAGCCGGCAGTGGTCCACGCCTGCGCCCATGGCGGCCAGCGCGAATGGGGCCGGGCATTTGCCTGGATGGGAATGCCCGATCCGCATTTCGCCAGTTCGGGCCACAAGTTCACCGCCGATCGGGTCTGGGCGCAATCGGGGCTGACCGCCAGGGACATCGACGTTGCGCTGATCTACGATCACTTCAGCCCGATGGTGCTGTTGCAGCTCGAGGATTACGGGTTCTGCGCGAAAGGCGAAGGCAATGACTACGTTCTCGCGGGTAAGCTGCGCTACGATCCCGCAACCGGCAAAGGCGTCAACGGTGGCACACCGGTGAACACCCACGGCGGCAACCTAAACGAAGCCTACATCATCGGAATGACCCACATCGTCGAGGGGGTCGAGCAGGTCCGGGGCACCGCGATCAACCAGGTCAAAGATGCTGATTTTGCACTGGTCTCCGGCGGTCCAGCGTCGCTTCCGGTATCAAGCCTTATCCTGAGGAGCGCATGA
- a CDS encoding flavin reductase — translation MVVAASLGAWIAAVALEGDAALLAAALVLVDMPARSDPEASERLRARLQDLADQADPKWDSRAVAGFPLNLVADRLLEVAPKLNVTTLFVRGGMARLDRSEDADAFVAQLPDAERLDVEDAGHLVVGDRTEAFNAILLAFLERKQPRDEIEFRAGSDARTLRDALGCFATGVTVVTAHGADGAPIGLTANSFTSVSLDPPLLLVCIANGAGSAQALREVESFAVNVLQIGQQPVSNLFAGKGQDRFAGTDWSHGESGVPVLSGSLSSFECRRAAVHEAGDHFILVGEVTCAHFEPRRDPLLYFRGKYRRLHFA, via the coding sequence GTGGTTGTCGCGGCCTCGCTGGGCGCGTGGATCGCGGCGGTCGCGCTCGAGGGCGACGCTGCGCTGCTGGCGGCGGCGCTGGTCCTTGTGGACATGCCCGCCCGCAGCGATCCCGAGGCCTCGGAACGGCTCCGCGCGCGCCTGCAAGATCTGGCAGATCAAGCCGATCCCAAGTGGGATTCTCGAGCGGTTGCCGGCTTCCCTCTCAACCTCGTGGCCGATCGCCTTCTCGAAGTCGCTCCAAAGCTGAATGTGACGACATTATTCGTCCGCGGCGGCATGGCGCGGCTCGACCGCAGCGAGGACGCCGACGCCTTCGTTGCGCAACTGCCTGATGCGGAGCGGCTCGACGTTGAGGATGCGGGTCATCTCGTGGTGGGCGACCGTACCGAGGCCTTCAATGCGATACTGCTCGCCTTCCTCGAACGCAAGCAACCCAGGGACGAGATCGAGTTCCGGGCCGGTTCGGATGCGCGGACCTTGCGCGATGCGCTCGGTTGCTTTGCCACCGGAGTGACGGTCGTTACCGCGCATGGAGCCGACGGCGCGCCAATCGGACTTACTGCCAACAGTTTCACATCGGTCTCACTGGATCCGCCGCTTCTGCTGGTGTGCATAGCCAACGGCGCGGGCAGTGCTCAGGCACTTCGTGAGGTCGAGTCCTTCGCGGTCAACGTTCTCCAAATCGGGCAGCAACCGGTCTCCAACCTGTTTGCTGGCAAAGGCCAGGACCGATTTGCCGGGACCGACTGGAGCCACGGTGAGTCAGGAGTGCCGGTGCTCTCGGGCTCACTGAGCTCGTTTGAGTGCCGTCGCGCCGCCGTTCACGAGGCGGGCGACCACTTCATCCTCGTCGGCGAGGTCACGTGCGCTCATTTTGAGCCGCGGCGCGATCCGTTGCTTTATTTTCGCGGGAAATATCGGCGGTTGCATTTCGCTTAG
- a CDS encoding FadR/GntR family transcriptional regulator gives MTTAPPTRVDRTARQLAELSLEGEDGRYLGSEDDLLKRFGVSRPTLRQAAKMVANDRLISVRRGQRGGLYSDRPDATDSVRAVARYLRLNGATLHDLFVVNSLIAEQAGALAARCTDPGLRLELAEFAKTIPDAETPGDTVRAENDLVALLTRMTGNPAIELVMAIGHTFGMEEERIRFFGASEDRRKARELQAAICKAVLEGDEDIARLLMRRRSALLEEWFVQAGVAER, from the coding sequence ATGACCACTGCACCCCCTACTCGCGTTGATCGCACCGCCCGCCAGCTTGCCGAACTGAGCCTCGAAGGTGAGGACGGCCGCTACCTCGGGAGCGAGGACGATCTGCTGAAACGCTTTGGAGTGAGCCGCCCGACCCTGCGCCAGGCGGCGAAGATGGTCGCGAACGACCGCCTGATCAGCGTCCGTCGCGGACAGCGCGGCGGGCTATACTCCGATCGTCCCGACGCGACCGATTCGGTCCGGGCGGTCGCGCGGTACCTCCGGCTCAACGGGGCGACCTTGCATGACCTTTTTGTGGTCAATAGCTTGATCGCAGAGCAGGCCGGGGCCTTGGCCGCCCGTTGCACCGATCCTGGACTTCGCCTCGAACTGGCTGAGTTCGCGAAGACCATTCCTGACGCCGAAACCCCGGGGGACACAGTCAGGGCGGAAAATGATCTTGTCGCGCTTCTCACCCGAATGACCGGCAATCCTGCAATCGAACTCGTGATGGCGATCGGCCACACTTTCGGAATGGAGGAGGAGCGGATCCGCTTCTTTGGCGCGTCGGAAGATCGACGCAAAGCTCGCGAACTCCAGGCAGCGATCTGCAAGGCAGTGCTCGAAGGTGACGAGGATATAGCGCGTCTGCTGATGCGTCGCCGATCGGCATTGCTGGAGGAATGGTTTGTCCAGGCGGGAGTGGCGGAACGATGA
- a CDS encoding amidohydrolase family protein, producing MKSFVFSADSHIMEPADIFLEGLPASLKDHAIYSRKEGEFLITGTKDKVIHRLRVGQHREKDLGDVQRKGIREIPGRLEDMELEGVDAEICFPSLGLWLYCLDDPEAEAASARLYNDWNDRFLGTYPDRFVRCGMLPVLDFSNTLAEIDYLASKGFTAAMLPATTPAGLPKYNDEVWDPIFARAATKGLVFVLHTGTGLATVVVERGPGAAIINYTNQAMDAQISAMYLVSGGCLNAIAEPKSRSSKAALLGWWR from the coding sequence ATGAAATCCTTCGTTTTCAGCGCCGATAGCCACATCATGGAGCCGGCCGATATCTTTCTCGAAGGACTCCCCGCGAGCTTGAAGGACCACGCTATTTACAGCCGCAAGGAGGGTGAGTTCCTGATCACCGGGACTAAGGACAAGGTCATCCACCGCCTGCGCGTGGGCCAGCACCGCGAGAAGGACCTCGGCGACGTCCAGCGCAAAGGCATTCGCGAAATCCCGGGCCGACTCGAGGACATGGAACTCGAAGGCGTGGATGCCGAGATCTGCTTTCCAAGCTTGGGCCTGTGGCTCTACTGCCTTGACGACCCTGAGGCGGAGGCGGCCTCGGCGCGGCTCTACAACGATTGGAACGACCGATTCTTAGGCACCTATCCCGACCGTTTCGTACGCTGTGGCATGCTGCCGGTGCTCGACTTCTCCAATACTCTTGCCGAGATCGATTACCTGGCGAGCAAAGGCTTCACCGCGGCAATGTTGCCCGCGACCACCCCGGCCGGACTGCCCAAATACAACGACGAGGTTTGGGATCCGATCTTTGCACGCGCCGCCACGAAGGGGCTGGTTTTCGTGCTGCACACCGGCACGGGGCTTGCCACGGTGGTGGTCGAGCGCGGCCCGGGCGCAGCAATAATCAACTACACCAATCAGGCAATGGACGCTCAGATCAGCGCTATGTACCTGGTTTCGGGGGGGTGCTTGAACGCAATCGCGGAGCCAAAGTCGCGTTCATCGAAAGCGGCGCTTCTTGGCTGGTGGCGCTAG
- a CDS encoding amidohydrolase family protein: protein MLERNRGAKVAFIESGASWLVALAERMDEVEVAHSNFVRPKLSRRPSQIIDDQVWASFQHDRACIIAASAGLPGARNVMWGSDYPHAEGTFPISRRVQEELFEGITVSEQVRRDILGLNAARLFRIAPTVATSEKLAA from the coding sequence GTGCTTGAACGCAATCGCGGAGCCAAAGTCGCGTTCATCGAAAGCGGCGCTTCTTGGCTGGTGGCGCTAGCCGAGCGGATGGACGAGGTCGAGGTCGCGCATTCCAATTTCGTCAGACCCAAGCTCTCGCGCCGTCCCAGCCAGATTATCGACGACCAGGTCTGGGCGAGCTTCCAGCACGATCGCGCCTGCATCATCGCCGCTTCTGCCGGACTTCCGGGTGCAAGGAATGTGATGTGGGGATCGGACTATCCCCATGCGGAGGGAACTTTCCCGATCAGCCGTCGCGTTCAGGAAGAACTGTTCGAGGGTATTACCGTTTCCGAGCAGGTCCGACGTGACATTCTGGGGCTGAACGCCGCGCGCCTATTCCGGATTGCGCCAACCGTCGCAACCAGTGAAAAGCTGGCGGCGTAG
- the tnpA gene encoding IS200/IS605 family transposase, producing MEHSTGSHTKFHHRYHIVWSPKYRYKVLHGDVRLRVREIIRQFCAELGVTIVKGALSRDHVHLFVEIPPHVVVSDFVRRAKGRSSRKIQQEFDHIRKRYWGQRFWQRGYFSTTSGNITDDVIENYLNQHAAKDGFSLST from the coding sequence ATGGAGCATTCGACCGGCAGTCACACGAAATTCCACCACCGCTACCATATCGTCTGGTCGCCCAAGTACCGGTACAAGGTGCTGCATGGCGACGTTCGGCTCCGGGTGCGTGAGATTATCCGGCAGTTCTGCGCCGAATTGGGAGTGACCATCGTCAAGGGCGCGCTGTCGCGCGATCACGTCCACCTGTTCGTCGAGATACCACCACACGTTGTCGTCAGTGACTTTGTGCGTCGCGCCAAGGGCCGCTCCTCACGCAAGATCCAGCAGGAGTTCGACCACATCCGCAAACGATACTGGGGACAGCGCTTCTGGCAACGGGGCTACTTCTCGACAACCTCGGGAAACATCACCGATGACGTGATCGAAAATTACCTCAACCAGCATGCCGCCAAGGACGGCTTCAGCCTCTCCACATGA
- a CDS encoding arylsulfatase translates to MDSVLKIAGKRGVADAPIVGLGRNVRLSAVVFAVVLTSLSTMGVAQQILPQPETPFAGVVKTLAADSIQDFPRPPAAPKDAPNVLIILLDDVGYGQMGTFGSPIATPVLDGLAKDGLRYTAFNTTAICSPTRAALLSGRNHHNAGFGIIENFSAGFPGYNNVWPKSVASIGQILKGNGYATAWIGKNHNTPDAESGPTGPFDRWPGGLGFEYFYGFNGGEMDQWRPSLYENNRPIEVSADKKGDHLTALLIDKSIAWLRGERSVTPDKPFLMYLAPGATHAPHQVAKEWAEKFKGKFDTGWDEYRVETFRRQKKLGVLPANARLTSRPEEIPSWTSLTADQRQLYSRMMENYAGFTAQTDYEIGRLIDELKRTGVYDNTLIFYIAGDNGASSEGGLNGSLNSMAFGNKLSETVPDMLSRLGGLGSEETHPMLPAGWAWASDTPYRWTKTVASHFGGIRNGMVVTWPKHIADRGGCATSSIT, encoded by the coding sequence GTGGATTCGGTGCTTAAAATTGCCGGCAAACGCGGCGTCGCGGACGCTCCCATAGTAGGTCTCGGCAGGAATGTCCGATTGAGCGCCGTCGTCTTCGCCGTCGTGCTTACCAGTCTCTCAACAATGGGAGTAGCTCAGCAAATATTGCCTCAGCCGGAAACCCCGTTTGCCGGCGTAGTCAAGACGCTGGCTGCGGATTCAATTCAGGACTTCCCACGACCGCCCGCGGCGCCAAAGGACGCGCCCAATGTTCTCATTATCCTGCTCGACGATGTTGGCTATGGTCAGATGGGTACCTTCGGGTCGCCCATTGCCACACCGGTTCTCGATGGCCTCGCCAAGGACGGTCTTCGCTACACAGCATTCAATACCACCGCAATTTGCTCGCCCACTCGCGCGGCGCTGCTTTCGGGTCGCAACCATCACAACGCGGGTTTCGGGATCATCGAGAATTTTTCAGCTGGGTTCCCGGGCTATAACAACGTCTGGCCGAAGTCGGTCGCCAGCATCGGACAGATCCTCAAGGGCAATGGCTATGCGACGGCGTGGATCGGCAAAAACCATAATACGCCCGACGCGGAAAGTGGGCCCACGGGACCATTCGATCGCTGGCCCGGCGGACTGGGCTTCGAATATTTTTATGGTTTCAATGGCGGCGAGATGGACCAATGGCGCCCGAGTCTTTACGAGAACAACCGTCCAATCGAAGTGTCGGCAGACAAGAAGGGTGACCACTTAACGGCGCTGTTGATCGACAAGTCGATCGCATGGCTGCGCGGTGAGCGTAGCGTTACGCCCGACAAGCCATTCCTGATGTATCTCGCTCCGGGCGCAACGCATGCGCCTCATCAGGTGGCGAAGGAGTGGGCTGAGAAGTTTAAGGGAAAGTTCGACACTGGCTGGGATGAGTATCGCGTGGAGACTTTCCGTCGCCAAAAGAAGCTGGGCGTATTGCCCGCAAATGCCCGGCTGACTTCCCGTCCGGAAGAGATCCCTTCTTGGACTTCACTGACGGCGGACCAAAGGCAGCTTTATTCGCGGATGATGGAGAATTACGCGGGTTTTACAGCCCAGACGGACTACGAAATCGGCCGACTGATCGACGAACTGAAGCGGACTGGCGTCTACGACAATACGCTGATATTCTACATCGCCGGCGACAATGGGGCCAGCTCTGAAGGGGGCCTCAACGGATCATTGAACAGCATGGCGTTTGGGAACAAGCTGTCCGAAACGGTACCAGACATGCTATCGAGGCTTGGGGGGCTCGGATCGGAAGAAACCCATCCGATGCTACCGGCAGGCTGGGCCTGGGCTTCGGATACACCCTACCGCTGGACCAAGACCGTCGCGTCCCATTTTGGCGGCATCCGCAACGGTATGGTTGTCACCTGGCCCAAGCACATAGCCGACAGGGGGGGGTGCGCGACCAGTTCCATCACGTGA
- a CDS encoding TonB-dependent receptor, producing MGEAKLILSYRKIDSFSGIDLEGTALPIHFTESQQSVKQQSAELQFTGKALDNALDFAVGAFAFHESGFEQSFSITAPTLNPQTSHVWGSIDNDSIGMYTQATYHITDELAFTGGGRYSVDDKGLESRNNNFNRITSATACSVIAGVPVVIGPEIVAAPQCAIKRRDNFSGWSYTAGLDYKPSEDILLYVKTAKGFRSGGQNLRAPSAAFLIPFQPETAYSYEVGFKGEFLDRRLRVNLAAYTSDVKNIQRSTLIPAPGGVGGAATVLGNAGKARFRGAEAEITALVAEGLTLSVSGSLIDPKYVKYADLTGDRSFERFSAVIKKQFALGADYSRPVGDDAEINLHADYAWRGKVPLDTYNYAPNPENGAIVAATTGPSLGLLNARVSVEFLDRFEIGLFGRNLTNEREFVQNQLVAPVGYISATYNEPRTYGVTASVKF from the coding sequence CTGGGGGAAGCAAAGCTTATCCTCAGCTACCGTAAGATCGATTCCTTCTCGGGTATCGACCTCGAAGGGACCGCCCTTCCGATTCACTTCACTGAGAGCCAGCAGTCAGTGAAGCAACAATCGGCCGAACTTCAGTTCACCGGAAAAGCCCTCGACAATGCGCTCGACTTCGCAGTTGGCGCCTTTGCCTTTCATGAAAGCGGCTTCGAACAATCTTTTTCCATCACGGCGCCCACGCTTAATCCGCAAACCAGTCACGTTTGGGGCAGCATCGATAACGATAGCATCGGGATGTACACGCAAGCGACGTACCACATCACTGACGAACTCGCGTTCACGGGTGGGGGTCGATATTCGGTCGACGACAAAGGGCTCGAAAGCCGAAATAATAATTTTAATCGGATCACCAGCGCGACAGCTTGCTCTGTTATCGCGGGCGTACCAGTCGTGATCGGGCCCGAAATCGTAGCCGCGCCTCAATGTGCAATAAAGCGCCGAGATAACTTCTCCGGCTGGTCATACACTGCCGGACTGGATTACAAGCCGTCCGAAGATATTTTGCTCTATGTCAAGACGGCCAAGGGTTTCCGCTCGGGCGGACAAAATCTGCGCGCCCCGTCCGCGGCCTTCCTCATTCCGTTCCAGCCTGAGACAGCTTACTCTTATGAGGTTGGTTTCAAAGGTGAATTTCTGGATCGGCGCCTGCGTGTGAATCTGGCTGCTTACACCTCAGACGTGAAAAACATTCAACGTTCGACGCTGATCCCCGCCCCGGGCGGCGTCGGCGGTGCTGCAACGGTTCTGGGAAATGCAGGTAAAGCGCGATTCCGTGGAGCCGAAGCCGAAATCACCGCTTTGGTTGCTGAGGGTCTGACACTTTCGGTCTCTGGTTCCTTAATCGATCCGAAGTATGTAAAGTATGCTGACCTTACCGGCGATCGTTCATTCGAGCGGTTCAGCGCAGTGATCAAGAAGCAGTTTGCACTTGGGGCGGACTACAGTCGACCGGTCGGAGATGACGCCGAGATTAACCTCCATGCCGATTACGCGTGGCGCGGCAAGGTTCCTCTGGATACGTACAATTACGCTCCAAATCCGGAGAATGGTGCGATTGTCGCCGCAACGACAGGGCCATCGCTGGGGCTACTCAACGCGCGCGTCTCGGTCGAATTCCTCGATCGGTTCGAGATCGGGCTGTTCGGCCGCAATCTGACCAATGAACGTGAATTCGTCCAGAACCAGCTTGTGGCGCCGGTTGGGTACATATCTGCCACCTACAACGAGCCGCGCACCTACGGCGTGACCGCCTCCGTCAAGTTTTAG
- a CDS encoding TonB-dependent receptor plug domain-containing protein — translation MRKIVTPISVFLLSGVAAIGIAAPACAQAAPADETATESTEGGLSEIIVQARKVDENLQEVPVAVTVLSGEELDKKSVIRVQDIAAFTPGMYMRSGANSPAGILVSLRGQAQNDTLITLDPSVGTYVDGVYWARAYGLNANLLDINSVQVLKGPQGTLFGRNTTGGAILINSNDPQLGKFSGKLSTSYGRFNEYEPTAVVNIPLGEKIAIRLAGKRFSRDGYTTNSVPATAASIVPLGTAVVERQPRTGNLNGIKADDRDRWQARAKVLVQATDNFSVLLSGEYFKLDEVAPSRNLAYVTGSFSGANSTYNTANTAARFAGLANGASAVTAPAVGLGILNTEIARLANGGRITANNEVPYVYAKTQTYNATGRLDTGWGKQSLSSATVRSIPSRVSTSKGPPFRFTSLRASSQ, via the coding sequence ATGCGCAAGATCGTCACGCCTATTTCCGTATTCCTGCTGAGCGGGGTTGCTGCCATTGGGATCGCCGCACCAGCATGCGCCCAGGCGGCTCCAGCCGATGAAACGGCAACGGAAAGCACCGAAGGAGGGCTATCGGAGATCATCGTCCAGGCCCGCAAGGTTGACGAGAACCTTCAGGAAGTTCCGGTTGCAGTGACCGTGTTGTCGGGCGAGGAACTCGACAAGAAGTCTGTCATCCGCGTTCAGGACATTGCCGCGTTCACCCCGGGGATGTACATGCGGTCCGGTGCGAATAGCCCTGCGGGCATCCTGGTATCCTTGCGCGGCCAAGCGCAGAATGACACCCTCATAACGCTCGATCCTTCGGTCGGGACCTATGTCGACGGAGTTTACTGGGCACGTGCGTACGGTCTGAATGCCAACCTTTTGGACATCAATTCCGTCCAGGTCCTTAAAGGGCCACAGGGCACACTGTTTGGCCGCAACACCACGGGTGGCGCAATCCTGATCAATTCCAATGATCCCCAACTGGGCAAATTTAGCGGCAAACTATCCACGAGTTACGGGCGCTTCAACGAGTACGAGCCGACGGCCGTGGTCAATATTCCGCTTGGTGAGAAAATTGCGATCCGTTTAGCCGGAAAGCGGTTCTCCCGTGACGGATATACCACTAACAGCGTTCCTGCTACTGCCGCCAGCATCGTTCCCCTCGGCACCGCGGTCGTGGAGCGGCAGCCCCGCACGGGCAATCTCAATGGTATCAAGGCGGATGACCGCGATCGTTGGCAGGCGCGCGCCAAGGTTCTAGTACAGGCTACCGATAATTTCAGCGTATTACTCTCTGGAGAATATTTTAAGCTAGATGAGGTTGCGCCGAGCCGCAATCTGGCTTATGTTACTGGTTCGTTTAGTGGCGCCAATTCGACGTATAATACGGCGAACACGGCGGCTCGTTTTGCTGGTTTGGCGAATGGCGCGTCCGCAGTCACGGCGCCTGCAGTCGGTCTCGGCATTCTCAACACTGAGATCGCCCGTCTGGCTAACGGTGGGCGTATTACCGCGAACAACGAAGTGCCTTACGTCTATGCCAAGACGCAAACCTACAACGCGACCGGCAGGCTTGACACCGGCTGGGGGAAGCAAAGCTTATCCTCAGCTACCGTAAGATCGATTCCTTCTCGGGTATCGACCTCGAAGGGACCGCCCTTCCGATTCACTTCACTGAGAGCCAGCAGTCAGTGA
- a CDS encoding DUF2889 domain-containing protein translates to MTGRARDLLTTSHGAAVELANASFSITASTRREILEIVVDPPHPRSAEMVGVRAGGASREALKATMGDLRGTPQFQLLDDFAGASLVAGWIWSEWVENWQADLGTGSKQPVAGRTGAMENICTGFATGASSLGEDGQVVHGSQSRTEVGPLENPDDPQGWHELATQFGPQMRRARRIDLFRDGVLLRADIGFQDSGSSPSGTRTAIHEYRVHAEIDPNTMTLASIQALPLILPFRECPGASIKVGRLVGQPLGEFRDSVLNTLPGTMGCTHLNDVLRALADVPTLSEKILIT, encoded by the coding sequence ATGACCGGACGCGCGCGGGATTTGCTGACGACCTCGCACGGCGCGGCCGTAGAGCTTGCGAATGCTAGCTTCAGCATCACGGCATCGACTCGCCGTGAGATTCTGGAAATCGTCGTCGATCCGCCGCATCCCCGCAGCGCTGAGATGGTCGGGGTCCGCGCTGGCGGCGCCAGTCGCGAGGCGCTCAAGGCGACCATGGGTGACTTGCGTGGCACCCCGCAATTCCAGTTATTGGACGATTTTGCCGGGGCCAGCCTCGTTGCCGGATGGATTTGGTCCGAATGGGTCGAGAACTGGCAAGCCGACTTAGGCACGGGCAGCAAACAGCCGGTTGCAGGCCGCACCGGGGCAATGGAAAACATCTGCACCGGGTTTGCCACTGGCGCAAGTTCGCTTGGCGAAGACGGCCAGGTCGTGCACGGCAGCCAGAGCCGGACGGAGGTCGGTCCACTTGAGAACCCCGACGACCCACAAGGCTGGCATGAGTTGGCGACCCAATTTGGCCCGCAAATGCGGCGTGCCCGACGGATCGATCTTTTCCGTGACGGGGTCTTGCTACGCGCTGATATCGGCTTCCAGGATAGTGGAAGCAGCCCGAGCGGCACTCGCACCGCCATTCATGAATATCGCGTGCATGCGGAAATTGATCCAAACACGATGACGTTAGCGTCCATCCAGGCTCTACCGTTGATTCTGCCCTTTCGCGAATGCCCCGGCGCGTCAATCAAAGTCGGGCGGCTGGTCGGCCAGCCCCTCGGAGAGTTCCGCGACAGCGTGCTTAACACGTTGCCCGGCACTATGGGATGTACCCATCTCAACGACGTCCTTCGCGCGTTGGCCGACGTGCCGACTCTCTCTGAAAAAATCCTTATCACGTAG